The genome window GGCGCGGCGGCGCGTTGTTCGCCCTGTTCTGGGGCGCGCTCCAGGCCGGATTGCTCTGGTTGGACGGGGCTCCGTCCCTCCTTGTTCTGGGGCAGGCCTCCCAGCTGGCCCTGCGGCTTTTCGCCCTGGTGCTGCTGGGCCTGGGCCTGGTTCTGTCCACCCCGCCGAGGCAGAGCGGACTGGCCCTGGCCTGGGCCGGACGGCCCGTGCTCGGGGTCCGCGCCTGGGAACCGGCATTGGCCCTGACGCTCATGATCCATTTTCTGCCCCAGTGCCGGCGCGCCATGCGTGGGGTGCGGCTCGGGCTGGAACAGCGGCGGCTTGGCCTGCCGCTTACGCGCCGTTGGGCCCTGTTCGCCTCGGCCGTGCTGCGGGCCCTGGGGCGGCGGACCTGGGAGCAGACCCTGGCCGTGGCCTCGCGGGGTCTGGATGATCCCGAGGCCTGGATCGGAAGATTCCCGCCGCCGGACCGGAGCTGGCTGGCGGCCGGGGCGTTGCTGGCGCTACTCGGCGTGTTCTCGTTTTCGTGAGAGCGACAATACGGCCAGGGACAGGAGGAGCAGGCCGCTGTCGCGCAGCAGGGCCAGCGAGAGGTTGCTCGCGTTCGAGGGGTCCGTGCTGAAGCAGCCGCAGGCGATGTCCAGGCCGCGCCAGAGGGCCGAGGCCTCGGCGGAGAGGAAGGTCGCCATGAGCAGCGAACAGAGCAGGGCCGCGCCGCCGGACAGCGCGCCCACGACCAGGGACAGGCCGCAGAGCAGCTCCACCCAGGGCAGGAGCACGGCCGACGGGCCCACCAGCGCGCCGGGCAGGATGCGGTAGTTCAGGATGATTTGGCCGAAGGCCTCGGGGTGGAGCAGCTTGTCCCAGCAGGCGGCCAGGAAGACCAGGCCGAGCGCTACGCGGAGCAGGAGCGCGAACCGTTTCATTCGGAACGCTCCAGCGGGCCCCGGGTCATGATCCAGCCCTCGATGCCGTTTTCCAGCACGGCCACGTCCAGGCCGTGGCGGAGCAGGGCCTCGGCCACCGCGTGGCTCGCGCCGCAGGCCATGCCGTCGCAGTAGACCACGATGGTCTTGTCTCGGGGAAGATCGGCGCCCTTGCCCTCGGCCGCCTGCTTCGGGGGCAGGCTGACGGCCTTGGGCACGTGGGCCATGGCGTAGGCCTCGGGCTCGCGTGCGTCCACGAACACGGCCCGGCCCTCGCTGAGCAGGGCCGC of Desulfovibrio aminophilus contains these proteins:
- a CDS encoding MauE/DoxX family redox-associated membrane protein codes for the protein MKRFALLLRVALGLVFLAACWDKLLHPEAFGQIILNYRILPGALVGPSAVLLPWVELLCGLSLVVGALSGGAALLCSLLMATFLSAEASALWRGLDIACGCFSTDPSNASNLSLALLRDSGLLLLSLAVLSLSRKREHAE
- a CDS encoding rhodanese-like domain-containing protein: MSSRSTRRMLKEAMLLLLLALPLAAGVNALRPDGIPLLENFAQREAEAMRLRFKTLSPLQAAALLSEGRAVFVDAREPEAYAMAHVPKAVSLPPKQAAEGKGADLPRDKTIVVYCDGMACGASHAVAEALLRHGLDVAVLENGIEGWIMTRGPLERSE
- a CDS encoding cobalt transporter yields the protein MTEAARRLFGLDPRLKLGWALIAGGLIWHGGTPGLLAWILVLGALVALLRPLGRDLSRLWRGGALFALFWGALQAGLLWLDGAPSLLVLGQASQLALRLFALVLLGLGLVLSTPPRQSGLALAWAGRPVLGVRAWEPALALTLMIHFLPQCRRAMRGVRLGLEQRRLGLPLTRRWALFASAVLRALGRRTWEQTLAVASRGLDDPEAWIGRFPPPDRSWLAAGALLALLGVFSFS